The following are encoded in a window of Paraburkholderia hospita genomic DNA:
- the catA gene encoding catechol 1,2-dioxygenase, which produces MSVKVFDTKEVQDLLKAAANMGSEDGSARAKQIVNRLLGDLFKAIDDLDMTPDEIWAGVHYFNKLGQDGEAALLAAGLGLEKFLDIRMDAEDKAAEITGGTPRTIEGPLYVAGAPVRDGVSKIDVNPDDDAGPLVIRGTVTGPDGKPVANALVECWHANSKGFYSHFDPTGAQSEFNLRGAVSTDAHGKYEFRTLMPVGYGCPPHGATQQLLNVLERHGNRPAHVHFFVTTDKYRKLTTQINIEGDPLIWDDFAYATREDLIPHVIEKTGGTALGMKADTYKEIEFNIELTPLVHGKDNQLVSRLRASVTA; this is translated from the coding sequence ATGAGCGTCAAAGTGTTCGATACGAAGGAAGTGCAGGACCTGCTGAAGGCGGCCGCCAACATGGGTAGCGAGGACGGCAGTGCTCGCGCAAAGCAGATTGTCAATCGCCTTTTGGGCGACCTGTTCAAGGCCATCGACGACCTCGACATGACGCCCGACGAAATCTGGGCCGGCGTCCACTACTTCAACAAGCTTGGCCAGGATGGCGAAGCTGCGCTGCTTGCTGCTGGTCTCGGTCTGGAGAAATTCCTCGACATTCGCATGGACGCCGAGGACAAGGCGGCAGAAATCACGGGTGGCACGCCGCGTACCATCGAAGGTCCGCTGTATGTTGCGGGTGCGCCAGTGCGCGACGGCGTATCGAAGATCGACGTCAATCCGGACGATGACGCGGGCCCGCTGGTCATCCGCGGCACGGTGACCGGCCCGGATGGCAAGCCCGTCGCAAATGCCCTGGTCGAGTGCTGGCACGCCAACTCGAAGGGCTTCTATTCGCACTTCGACCCGACTGGCGCGCAGAGCGAGTTCAACCTGCGCGGTGCCGTCAGCACTGACGCCCACGGTAAGTACGAGTTCCGCACACTCATGCCGGTGGGTTACGGTTGCCCGCCACATGGCGCGACCCAGCAGTTGTTGAATGTGCTCGAACGTCACGGCAACCGTCCGGCGCATGTTCACTTTTTTGTTACCACCGACAAGTACCGCAAGCTGACGACACAAATCAACATCGAGGGCGACCCGTTGATTTGGGACGACTTCGCCTACGCCACCCGTGAAGACCTGATTCCCCACGTGATCGAGAAGACGGGCGGCACGGCTCTGGGCATGAAGGCCGACACGTACAAGGAAATCGAGTTCAACATCGAGTTGACTCCGCTGGTTCATGGAAAGGATAACCAGCTCGTCAGTCGTCTGCGCGCGTCTGTCACGGCGTAA
- a CDS encoding LysR family transcriptional regulator, whose protein sequence is MNNIDIDAVDLNLFKVFEALFEEGGASRAAIRLNLTQSAVSAALGRLREVFSDTLFVRTGRGLAPTSRAKELKPLVSEALGKCRQTVAIAWPEATSFHGRSVSVGLSDDFEIAVGRQLIERMAQSTPGLRLIFRQTHSQIVGDALANREMDLALFAGAPSGRGLNHRVVGEGDYACLLDEKRRAASTLTLDEYVSRGHILVSSGGVVGIVDEGLSALGRRRNVIASTTHFASLPHLLKGSRAVATIPRHAALAISRLTGLTLVECPVKLPIYPIVLAWRTSSMRDSAVVKVQSAIQESFPLVI, encoded by the coding sequence ATGAACAACATTGATATCGATGCTGTCGACCTGAACCTCTTCAAGGTGTTTGAAGCTTTGTTCGAGGAAGGCGGCGCAAGCCGGGCTGCAATTCGGCTCAATCTCACCCAATCCGCAGTGAGTGCGGCGCTCGGACGGCTGCGCGAAGTGTTCTCCGACACCCTGTTCGTACGCACCGGACGGGGTCTTGCGCCCACATCCCGTGCAAAAGAGCTGAAACCGCTGGTGAGCGAAGCGCTCGGCAAGTGCCGTCAGACCGTCGCTATCGCTTGGCCCGAGGCGACCTCGTTTCACGGCCGCTCAGTTTCGGTTGGGCTGTCCGACGACTTTGAGATTGCTGTGGGACGACAATTGATTGAACGCATGGCGCAGAGCACGCCGGGACTAAGGCTCATATTCCGGCAAACCCATAGCCAGATCGTCGGCGACGCACTGGCAAATCGCGAAATGGACCTCGCGTTGTTTGCGGGTGCACCGTCCGGCCGAGGGCTCAATCATCGAGTTGTTGGTGAAGGCGATTACGCGTGTCTCCTGGATGAGAAACGCCGCGCGGCGTCTACTCTGACGCTTGACGAATACGTGTCTCGGGGACACATTCTCGTCTCCTCGGGAGGGGTGGTAGGGATCGTGGATGAGGGGCTGTCGGCACTCGGCCGAAGGCGTAACGTCATAGCCTCAACAACACATTTTGCTTCCCTGCCGCATCTGCTGAAGGGCTCCCGTGCGGTCGCGACCATTCCGAGGCATGCGGCCCTGGCGATTTCCAGATTGACCGGGCTGACGCTTGTCGAGTGCCCGGTAAAACTCCCGATTTATCCCATCGTACTTGCCTGGCGGACTAGCTCAATGCGCGATTCTGCGGTGGTCAAGGTCCAGTCCGCGATTCAGGAGAGTTTTCCTCTCGTCATCTGA
- a CDS encoding Rieske 2Fe-2S domain-containing protein, with translation MSAILNKATQLDELLHTAVQDDKENGVFRCRRDIFTNPDLFELEMKHIFESNWIYLAHESQIPENNDYYTTWIGRQPVVITRDKSGELHAVINACAHKGAMLCRKKHGNKGTFTCPFHGWSFANTGKLLKVKDVKTTEYPVQFNTNGSHDLKKVARFQSYRGFLFGSLNADVIPLEEYLGETKVIIDQIVDQAANGLEVLRGNSSYIYDGNWKMQMENGCDGYHVSTVHWNYAATMDRRKVEGTKAVDANSWSKSVAGVYGFDHGHILLWTKTMNPEVRPVYQHRDEIKARVGEVKADFIVNQTRNLCLYPNVFLMDQFSTQIRVVRPISVDKTEVSIFCFAPKGESATDRATRVRQYEDFFNVSGMGTADDLEEFRACQAGYAGTTALWNDLSRGAPLWVEGADANAKNMGLKPLISGERSEDEGLFVCQHEYWVHVMRDALKKEQGEALA, from the coding sequence ATGTCTGCCATTCTCAACAAAGCCACGCAGCTGGATGAACTGCTGCACACTGCGGTTCAGGACGACAAGGAAAACGGAGTATTCCGTTGCCGCCGCGACATCTTCACCAACCCCGATTTGTTTGAGCTCGAGATGAAACACATCTTCGAGAGCAACTGGATATATCTGGCGCATGAAAGCCAGATTCCCGAAAACAACGATTACTACACGACCTGGATTGGGCGTCAGCCCGTGGTTATCACTCGCGACAAGAGCGGCGAGCTCCACGCGGTCATTAACGCCTGTGCGCACAAAGGCGCGATGCTGTGCCGGAAAAAACACGGCAACAAAGGCACCTTCACCTGTCCTTTCCACGGCTGGAGCTTCGCCAACACCGGCAAGCTGCTGAAAGTGAAAGACGTGAAGACCACCGAATACCCGGTGCAATTCAATACCAACGGCTCGCACGATCTGAAGAAAGTTGCACGCTTCCAGAGCTATCGCGGCTTCCTGTTTGGCAGCCTCAACGCGGACGTCATTCCACTGGAGGAGTACCTGGGCGAGACGAAGGTCATCATCGACCAGATTGTCGACCAGGCCGCAAACGGGCTGGAAGTGTTGCGAGGCAACTCCTCGTACATCTACGACGGCAACTGGAAGATGCAGATGGAGAACGGTTGCGACGGCTATCACGTGAGCACCGTCCACTGGAACTATGCCGCGACGATGGACCGTCGCAAGGTAGAGGGCACCAAGGCGGTAGACGCGAACAGCTGGAGCAAGTCGGTGGCCGGCGTGTACGGATTCGACCACGGCCACATCCTGCTGTGGACCAAGACCATGAATCCCGAAGTGCGCCCGGTCTATCAACACCGCGATGAAATCAAGGCACGCGTGGGCGAAGTCAAGGCGGATTTTATCGTCAACCAGACTAGAAACCTGTGCCTGTATCCGAACGTGTTCCTGATGGACCAGTTCAGTACTCAGATTCGCGTGGTACGTCCGATCAGCGTAGACAAGACTGAAGTCAGCATCTTCTGCTTTGCCCCTAAGGGCGAAAGCGCGACCGACCGGGCTACCCGCGTCCGGCAATACGAAGATTTCTTCAACGTCTCCGGAATGGGCACGGCAGATGACCTTGAAGAGTTCCGCGCTTGCCAGGCAGGCTATGCCGGCACCACTGCGCTGTGGAACGACCTTTCGCGTGGGGCGCCGCTGTGGGTCGAGGGGGCTGACGCCAACGCCAAAAATATGGGACTGAAGCCGCTCATCTCAGGCGAGCGTAGCGAAGACGAGGGGCTCTTTGTGTGTCAGCACGAATACTGGGTGCATGTGATGCGGGACGCGCTCAAAAAGGAACAAGGGGAGGCACTGGCATGA
- a CDS encoding benzoate/H(+) symporter BenE family transporter translates to MHRDNEGTLLSAAPMGRWSVSAVTAGLLAVIISYAGPLAIFFQAARSAHVGNDVVASWVWAISMGAAVSGITLSWWLKQPIITAWSAPGTALLVSLFPGMPVSEAIGAYIIAGACIFVLGVSGLFDRIVKRIPKGIACAMMAGILFQFGTNVFKSVANTPWLALGMLASYIVFRRWAARYCLILVLAFGCALAVALGLTNLQSVSLHVTRPVFTMPTWSWQSTVSLAVPLVIVSLTGQFLPGFAILRVSGYQTPSRPVLVGTSLASILVAFAGGITIVIAAITAALCTGPDAHRDPERRYVAGIANGLFYLIGGVFAGTVVMLFAALPNAFVAVLAGLALLGAIATNIVGLVQDDAHREASFITFIATASNMSFLGLGAAFWGIVLGTLAHLVLGRTGHKR, encoded by the coding sequence ATGCATCGCGATAACGAAGGTACGCTATTGTCCGCCGCTCCAATGGGGCGCTGGTCCGTGTCGGCAGTCACCGCAGGGCTGCTCGCCGTCATTATTTCTTACGCCGGACCGCTTGCAATCTTCTTCCAGGCGGCGCGTAGTGCCCATGTTGGCAATGACGTCGTCGCGTCCTGGGTCTGGGCAATTTCTATGGGCGCCGCAGTCTCCGGCATAACATTAAGTTGGTGGCTTAAGCAGCCCATCATAACGGCCTGGTCTGCGCCCGGAACCGCGTTGCTTGTTTCGCTCTTTCCTGGCATGCCTGTGAGCGAGGCAATCGGCGCATATATCATCGCCGGTGCGTGCATTTTCGTGCTTGGCGTGTCCGGGTTGTTTGACCGGATAGTGAAGCGCATACCGAAAGGGATAGCCTGCGCGATGATGGCAGGCATTCTCTTTCAGTTCGGCACTAATGTATTCAAGTCGGTAGCAAACACTCCTTGGCTTGCGCTGGGAATGCTCGCGAGTTACATCGTTTTCCGTCGATGGGCCGCGCGCTACTGCCTCATCCTGGTTCTGGCGTTCGGTTGTGCGCTCGCTGTGGCACTCGGTTTGACGAATCTGCAGTCGGTAAGTCTGCACGTTACCCGTCCCGTGTTCACAATGCCAACCTGGTCCTGGCAGTCAACCGTGAGTCTGGCGGTCCCGCTGGTTATCGTGAGCTTGACTGGCCAATTCCTGCCCGGCTTCGCTATCTTGCGGGTATCCGGTTATCAGACGCCGAGTCGCCCGGTTCTCGTGGGGACCAGCCTGGCGTCGATTCTGGTCGCGTTCGCCGGTGGCATAACGATTGTCATCGCAGCAATCACCGCGGCCTTGTGCACCGGTCCCGACGCGCATCGTGACCCGGAGCGCCGCTACGTCGCAGGTATCGCGAATGGGCTCTTCTACCTGATAGGTGGCGTCTTCGCGGGGACGGTCGTCATGCTGTTTGCAGCCCTCCCCAACGCCTTCGTTGCAGTGCTCGCAGGCCTTGCTTTGCTCGGTGCTATTGCGACGAACATAGTCGGGCTGGTGCAAGACGACGCCCATCGCGAAGCGTCATTCATCACATTCATCGCCACAGCTTCCAACATGAGCTTTCTAGGTCTCGGTGCGGCGTTCTGGGGTATCGTCCTGGGCACGTTGGCTCATCTGGTTCTCGGAAGAACCGGTCATAAGCGTTGA
- a CDS encoding muconate/chloromuconate family cycloisomerase has protein sequence MNAQITSVETVLVDLPTIRAHQLAMATMQQQTLVVVRLRSSDGIEGIGEATTIGGLSYGEESPEGIKLTIDTYLAPALVGQDATNVNLAMLKLNKVARGNRFAKCAIETALLDAQGKRLGVPVSTLLGGAVRNTLPVLWTLASGDTQRDIEEAEMLLAERRHNTFKLKIGRRSVRDDVAHVSKIKSALGDRAKVTVDVNQAWNEVDATLGIHALEAAGIDLIEQPTPREQRGVLARLSARFIVPIMADEAVTGPEDALELVRDACADVFALKIAKSGGIYGMMRAAAIADAAGVALYGGTMLEGSIGSIASAHGFSALPQLAWGTELFGPLLLKDDIVTARPQYRDFDLHLPEGPGLGLQIDEEKLAFYRRDKK, from the coding sequence ATGAACGCCCAAATCACATCCGTCGAAACCGTTCTGGTTGACCTCCCAACCATTCGCGCGCATCAGCTAGCAATGGCGACAATGCAGCAACAAACGTTGGTCGTCGTTCGTCTGCGCTCGAGCGACGGCATCGAGGGTATTGGCGAAGCCACCACGATCGGCGGTCTGTCGTACGGCGAAGAAAGCCCCGAAGGTATCAAGCTGACCATCGACACCTACCTGGCACCGGCACTTGTTGGGCAGGACGCGACCAACGTCAACCTCGCAATGCTCAAGCTGAATAAGGTTGCGCGGGGAAACCGGTTTGCAAAATGTGCAATCGAGACGGCCTTGCTGGACGCGCAAGGCAAGCGCCTGGGCGTCCCTGTTTCGACTCTTCTTGGCGGCGCTGTCCGCAACACACTTCCGGTGCTCTGGACGCTCGCGAGCGGCGATACACAACGAGACATCGAGGAAGCAGAAATGCTCCTCGCCGAGCGTCGCCACAACACTTTCAAATTGAAGATTGGTCGGCGTAGCGTTCGTGATGACGTAGCTCACGTGTCGAAAATCAAGTCCGCGCTTGGCGACCGCGCCAAGGTTACTGTCGACGTGAATCAGGCGTGGAATGAGGTTGACGCAACGCTCGGAATCCATGCGCTCGAAGCTGCTGGCATTGACCTCATCGAGCAACCTACGCCGCGTGAGCAACGTGGGGTACTCGCCAGACTTTCCGCGCGCTTCATCGTGCCCATCATGGCTGACGAAGCTGTGACGGGACCGGAGGACGCTCTTGAACTCGTACGTGACGCATGCGCGGACGTGTTCGCGTTGAAGATTGCGAAGTCCGGTGGGATTTACGGAATGATGCGCGCGGCCGCTATCGCGGATGCGGCCGGCGTAGCGCTGTACGGCGGCACGATGCTGGAGGGCAGCATTGGGTCGATTGCGTCGGCACATGGATTCAGCGCGCTTCCGCAACTTGCGTGGGGTACTGAGCTGTTCGGGCCACTCTTACTGAAAGACGATATTGTCACCGCAAGACCGCAGTATCGGGATTTCGACCTTCATCTGCCAGAAGGACCGGGGCTAGGCCTGCAAATCGACGAAGAAAAGCTCGCTTTCTATCGTCGCGACAAAAAATAA
- the benB gene encoding benzoate 1,2-dioxygenase small subunit: MSFDYQKICAALYREARLLDDRQWEDWLACYAEDVTYWMPAWDDDDQLTDDHESQISLMYYPDRGGLEDRVFRIKTERSSASMPEPRTSHNVTNVEVLAERENEVDVRYNFNTLSHRYKTTDQFFGTMFVTLRKVNDELLISYKRIVLKDDYIRQVLDVYHV; encoded by the coding sequence ATGAGCTTCGACTACCAGAAAATCTGTGCCGCGCTGTACCGCGAAGCGCGCCTGCTCGATGACCGGCAGTGGGAAGACTGGCTTGCGTGCTATGCCGAGGACGTCACGTACTGGATGCCCGCGTGGGATGACGACGACCAGCTCACCGACGACCACGAAAGCCAGATCTCGCTTATGTACTACCCGGACCGTGGCGGCCTTGAAGACCGGGTGTTCCGCATCAAGACAGAGCGCAGTAGTGCTTCGATGCCTGAACCACGCACCAGTCACAACGTGACGAACGTAGAAGTGCTGGCCGAGCGCGAGAACGAAGTAGACGTGCGCTACAACTTCAACACGCTCAGCCATCGCTACAAAACCACCGACCAGTTTTTCGGCACGATGTTTGTCACTCTGCGCAAAGTCAATGATGAACTATTGATTTCCTACAAGCGCATTGTGTTGAAGGACGACTACATCCGCCAGGTGCTCGACGTTTATCACGTTTGA
- a CDS encoding SDR family oxidoreductase: MAGELQGKVAVVTGAASGIGLASTEAMLSAGARVVLVDRDEAALNAICRKRGDAAIPLVVDLLDATACSTLVPRVLDIAGQIDILHANAGTYVGGELVDADTAAIDRMLNLNVNVVMKNVHDVLPHMIARRTGDIVVTSSLAAHFPTPWEPVYASSKWAINCFVQTVRRQVFKHGIRVGSVSPGPVISALLADWPEEKLKEAKESGSLIEASEVADAIMFMLTRQRGLTIRDVVLMPTNFDL, translated from the coding sequence ATGGCCGGGGAACTGCAAGGCAAGGTCGCTGTTGTCACTGGCGCTGCTTCAGGCATAGGCTTGGCCAGCACCGAGGCGATGTTATCGGCTGGTGCCCGTGTTGTGCTGGTCGACCGCGACGAAGCCGCATTGAATGCAATCTGCAGGAAACGCGGCGATGCGGCGATTCCGCTGGTCGTGGATTTGCTTGACGCGACAGCCTGCTCGACGCTCGTACCGCGCGTGCTGGACATCGCAGGACAAATCGACATCCTGCATGCGAACGCAGGCACGTATGTCGGCGGTGAACTGGTGGACGCGGATACGGCAGCGATTGACCGGATGCTGAATCTCAACGTCAATGTCGTGATGAAAAACGTTCACGACGTGCTGCCCCACATGATTGCTCGTCGGACCGGCGATATTGTGGTGACCAGTTCTTTAGCGGCTCACTTTCCAACGCCGTGGGAGCCGGTTTATGCGTCTTCCAAATGGGCGATTAACTGCTTTGTACAAACGGTGCGACGGCAGGTTTTCAAACACGGAATTCGCGTCGGTTCTGTATCGCCCGGCCCGGTCATCAGCGCGCTACTTGCCGACTGGCCAGAAGAAAAACTGAAAGAAGCCAAAGAATCCGGAAGCCTGATTGAGGCTAGCGAGGTGGCGGACGCAATCATGTTCATGTTGACGCGGCAACGCGGCCTGACCATTCGCGACGTTGTTTTGATGCCTACCAACTTCGACCTCTAG
- a CDS encoding LysR family transcriptional regulator: protein MELRHLRYFVAVAEERNFTRAAKRLNMAQPPLSRQIQQLEELLQVQLFQRDSRPLQLTETGKFFYAHALQLLAQTSDLESMTRRVGNIERSLSIGFVGSTLYGMLPKIIRRFRDENTTVELSLHEMSTMDQIRALKSGQIDVGFGRIRHEEANIRRVILREEKMIVALPEGHPLSLVKPILALSDLVNETLIIFPKAPRPSYADQVLSAFKDRGLKPRRIYEVRELQIALGLVAAGEGISVVPSSVYGLKRDDVSYKELDDPTLVSPIIMSMRALDESRDIREMLELIYRLYEEEGIPYAARNDFGR from the coding sequence ATGGAACTGCGGCATCTTCGCTATTTTGTCGCTGTGGCCGAGGAACGCAATTTCACACGCGCGGCGAAGCGACTCAATATGGCCCAACCGCCGTTGAGCCGTCAGATACAGCAACTTGAAGAGCTGCTTCAGGTACAGCTATTCCAGCGCGACTCACGCCCGTTGCAGTTAACGGAGACGGGCAAGTTCTTTTACGCTCATGCCCTCCAGTTGCTGGCTCAGACGTCCGATCTCGAATCCATGACGAGACGCGTAGGCAACATTGAGCGCAGCCTCTCTATAGGTTTCGTTGGCTCGACCTTGTACGGAATGCTGCCCAAAATCATCCGGCGATTCCGCGACGAGAACACCACAGTCGAACTCAGCCTCCACGAGATGTCGACGATGGACCAGATCAGAGCGCTGAAAAGCGGTCAAATCGATGTCGGGTTCGGCCGCATTCGGCATGAGGAAGCAAACATCCGTCGGGTGATTCTTCGCGAAGAGAAGATGATTGTTGCACTCCCGGAGGGCCATCCACTCTCACTGGTCAAGCCCATCCTCGCTCTCAGCGACCTGGTCAACGAGACCCTGATTATTTTCCCTAAGGCCCCGCGACCCAGTTATGCGGACCAAGTACTGTCGGCATTCAAGGACCGCGGTCTCAAGCCTCGCCGGATATACGAAGTACGAGAATTGCAGATTGCTCTAGGCCTCGTGGCGGCGGGCGAAGGAATTTCCGTCGTTCCGAGTAGCGTTTACGGTCTGAAGCGAGACGATGTGAGCTACAAGGAACTTGACGACCCGACTTTGGTTTCGCCAATCATCATGAGCATGCGTGCGCTCGACGAGTCGCGCGACATTCGGGAAATGCTCGAACTCATCTATCGGCTGTATGAGGAGGAAGGCATCCCCTATGCAGCCCGCAACGATTTCGGCCGGTGA
- the catC gene encoding muconolactone Delta-isomerase translates to MLYLVRMDVHLPNDMPMAQADEIKAREKAYSQELQRQGKWQQLHRVVGEYANYSIFDVESNDELHTILSGLPLFPYMTMKVTALARHPSSIH, encoded by the coding sequence ATGCTTTATCTCGTAAGAATGGATGTGCATCTGCCAAACGATATGCCGATGGCTCAGGCTGATGAAATCAAGGCCCGCGAGAAAGCCTACTCGCAGGAGCTTCAACGTCAGGGCAAATGGCAGCAACTGCATCGCGTGGTCGGTGAATATGCCAACTACAGCATTTTCGATGTCGAGTCCAATGACGAACTGCACACTATTCTCTCTGGCCTGCCACTGTTTCCGTATATGACGATGAAGGTGACTGCGCTCGCACGTCACCCATCCTCCATCCACTAA